From Streptomyces sp. NBC_00775, one genomic window encodes:
- a CDS encoding serine/threonine-protein kinase, producing MLRDPLERIGRYRLDRRLGAGGFGVVWLAHDDVLEAAVAVKVLSENWVDHLDIRERFLSEARLLRRADSSRVVQVYDIGELPDGRPYFVMEYADGGTLADRLEAGPLPVAEALRLTALAARGAAALHEAGIVHRDIKPSNVLLRTAPGGLDRVLLADLGLAKSLAQASGLTMAAGSAGYTPPEQAAPGSGIDARADVYSLGALGYHLVTGTVPGPPGKVVRPDRLRTDLAPDVQRALLRAMEPDRERRWPTAAGFAAELERLADPGAGPRPPRRRRRAVITVLAAAVVACAVGVTAAIVTRGSAAGTVRVEDSTGRVTAEVPAAWGHQLRDSGWNPRALGLKAAKEPGLAVADDLTAWQDLGSDVNGAFIGLSEQGDVTAEVRAVAHTGCHYDGSRTYTGAQWHGLIRTWSGCPGSGGSLSEAGLTPAGGAEQPQVYVQIRQDDGDRNATDRVLGSVRVGD from the coding sequence ATGCTGAGGGATCCCCTGGAGCGCATCGGCCGCTACCGTCTGGACCGGCGCCTGGGCGCGGGCGGCTTCGGCGTGGTCTGGCTCGCCCATGACGACGTCCTTGAGGCGGCCGTCGCGGTGAAGGTGCTGTCCGAGAACTGGGTCGACCACCTGGACATCCGGGAACGCTTCCTCTCCGAGGCACGGCTGCTGCGCCGCGCCGACTCCAGCCGGGTCGTCCAGGTCTACGACATCGGCGAGCTGCCCGACGGCAGGCCTTACTTCGTCATGGAGTACGCCGACGGGGGCACCCTCGCCGACCGGCTCGAGGCCGGACCGTTGCCCGTCGCCGAGGCCCTGCGGCTGACGGCCCTCGCGGCGCGGGGAGCGGCCGCGCTGCACGAGGCCGGCATCGTGCACCGGGACATCAAGCCGTCCAACGTGCTGCTGCGCACCGCGCCCGGGGGCCTCGACCGCGTGCTGTTGGCGGACCTCGGTCTGGCCAAGAGCCTGGCCCAGGCATCCGGGCTGACGATGGCGGCGGGCTCCGCGGGCTACACGCCGCCCGAGCAGGCCGCGCCCGGGTCGGGCATCGACGCCCGGGCCGACGTGTACAGCCTGGGCGCCCTCGGCTACCACCTCGTCACCGGCACGGTCCCCGGCCCGCCCGGCAAGGTCGTACGGCCCGACCGGCTCCGTACGGACCTGGCCCCCGACGTCCAGCGGGCGTTGCTGCGCGCCATGGAACCCGACCGTGAGCGGCGCTGGCCCACCGCCGCCGGTTTCGCCGCGGAGCTGGAGCGGCTGGCCGACCCCGGCGCCGGCCCCCGGCCTCCCCGGCGCCGTCGGCGGGCGGTGATCACGGTGCTGGCCGCCGCGGTCGTGGCCTGCGCCGTCGGCGTCACCGCCGCGATCGTGACGCGAGGATCCGCCGCCGGAACCGTCCGGGTCGAGGACAGCACCGGCCGGGTCACGGCCGAGGTGCCCGCCGCGTGGGGCCACCAGCTGCGCGACTCCGGATGGAATCCACGGGCCTTGGGCCTCAAGGCCGCGAAGGAACCCGGTCTCGCCGTCGCGGACGACCTCACCGCATGGCAGGACCTCGGTTCGGACGTCAACGGAGCCTTCATCGGCCTGAGCGAGCAGGGCGACGTCACGGCCGAGGTCCGCGCGGTCGCGCACACCGGATGCCACTACGACGGCAGCCGCACCTACACCGGCGCGCAGTGGCACGGTCTGATACGGACCTGGAGCGGCTGCCCGGGCAGCGGCGGTTCCCTCTCGGAGGCGGGTCTCACACCGGCGGGCGGCGCCGAGCAGCCCCAGGTGTACGTCCAGATCCGTCAGGACGACGGCGACCGGAACGCGACCGACCGCGTGCTCGGGTCCGTACGAGTCGGAGACTGA
- a CDS encoding RNA polymerase sigma factor produces MQDVAETEELALRAAAGDGPALNALLQKVRPEVVRRCGRFLPCREDAEEAAQDVLLQVARKITTFEGRSRFSTWLYTVVANCARQKYRELKRRAAEQPGAIDASQHVDPRTTSVIAGSRVDLLEALERLEREHPHLVAPLVYRDICQLEYAEVAERVGIPIGTLKSRLHEARKQVRPWLADVS; encoded by the coding sequence GTGCAGGACGTGGCGGAGACCGAGGAGCTCGCTCTGCGTGCGGCCGCCGGTGACGGGCCGGCACTGAACGCGCTGCTCCAGAAGGTCCGGCCCGAGGTGGTACGGCGCTGCGGTCGTTTCCTGCCCTGCCGTGAGGACGCCGAGGAGGCGGCCCAGGACGTGCTCCTCCAAGTGGCCCGGAAGATCACCACCTTCGAGGGCCGCAGCCGGTTCAGCACCTGGCTGTACACGGTCGTCGCCAACTGCGCCCGCCAGAAGTACCGCGAGCTGAAGCGGCGCGCGGCCGAGCAGCCGGGCGCGATCGACGCGTCGCAGCATGTCGATCCGCGCACCACGAGCGTCATCGCCGGCTCCCGGGTCGACCTCCTGGAGGCGCTGGAGCGACTGGAGCGCGAACATCCGCACCTGGTCGCGCCGTTGGTCTACCGGGACATCTGCCAGCTGGAGTACGCCGAGGTCGCCGAGCGCGTCGGCATCCCGATCGGCACGCTCAAGTCGCGTCTCCACGAGGCGCGCAAGCAGGTCAGGCCCTGGCTGGCCGACGTTTCCTGA
- a CDS encoding DUF4232 domain-containing protein — MATFRRGAADTDRLGAVPAPRTSTPARRAALLAGVALLGVLTACGTDNSGAGTPQKLPGTAEPASGDRTTDAGSPTTANPTGSAAPTGSGTTSGSASASSGSGSTGTRCHTSELRASVGNNDPGAGQENFPVVLTNGSGRSCTLRGYPGAAFVDASGKQLGPDPRRSSGTPTTVTLAPGQSAWSGLTFSNPEISGAGTATPAALLVTPPDEKDSLKVTWTQGKVPVSGNASSVSLTVVQAGTGA, encoded by the coding sequence ATGGCGACCTTCCGGCGCGGCGCGGCGGACACGGACCGGCTCGGCGCGGTTCCCGCACCCCGCACTTCGACTCCCGCCCGGCGGGCGGCGCTGCTTGCGGGTGTCGCGCTGCTGGGCGTGCTCACCGCCTGTGGTACCGACAACAGCGGGGCCGGTACGCCGCAGAAGCTGCCCGGCACGGCCGAGCCGGCCTCCGGAGACCGGACCACGGACGCCGGTTCGCCCACCACGGCGAACCCCACCGGGAGTGCCGCCCCGACCGGATCCGGTACGACGTCGGGATCGGCGTCCGCCTCCTCCGGGAGCGGCTCGACCGGCACCCGCTGCCACACCTCCGAACTGCGCGCGTCGGTCGGGAACAACGACCCGGGCGCGGGGCAGGAGAACTTCCCCGTCGTCCTGACCAACGGCTCCGGGCGCAGCTGCACCCTGCGCGGCTACCCCGGCGCGGCGTTCGTCGACGCGTCCGGCAAGCAGCTGGGCCCCGACCCGCGGCGCTCCTCGGGCACACCGACGACCGTCACGCTGGCGCCCGGGCAGAGCGCGTGGTCCGGCCTGACGTTCTCCAACCCGGAGATCAGCGGGGCCGGTACGGCGACGCCGGCCGCGCTGCTCGTCACACCGCCCGACGAGAAGGACTCGCTCAAGGTGACGTGGACGCAGGGGAAGGTGCCGGTGTCCGGCAACGCCTCGTCGGTCTCCTTGACGGTCGTCCAGGCCGGCACCGGAGCCTGA
- a CDS encoding DUF2637 domain-containing protein: MGVRSGCALLVAAGAAYASCFHQRALALQGEADATSAALWPLSVDGLLLLATVGLLNPTCHVSRDLTERAAMSSSSPPPLKWSRSE; encoded by the coding sequence GTGGGGGTGCGCAGTGGCTGTGCCCTGTTGGTCGCGGCCGGGGCGGCGTACGCCTCCTGTTTTCACCAGCGGGCATTGGCTCTCCAGGGCGAGGCGGATGCCACGAGCGCGGCGCTGTGGCCGCTGTCCGTAGACGGGCTGCTGCTCCTGGCAACGGTCGGGTTGTTGAACCCTACCTGTCACGTCAGTCGGGACCTTACCGAGAGGGCCGCGATGTCGTCGTCGAGCCCTCCGCCGCTGAAGTGGAGCAGGTCCGAGTGA
- a CDS encoding aldo/keto reductase, translated as MQYVKLGSTGLDVSRICLGCMSFGLPDRGTHEWTLDEEASRPLIRQALEAGITFFDTANVYSDGTSEEIVGRVLAGHARRDEIVIATKVNGAMHDGPNGRGLSRKAIMTEIDNSLRRLGTDYVDLYQIHRFDPATPVEETMEALHDVVKAGKARYLGASSMYAWQFSKAQYTARLHGWTRFVSMQNHYNLLYREEEREMLPLCADQGVGVLPWSPLARGRLTRDWDTDTARSRTDEFGRRLYRDGDREIVDAVARIAAEREVPRARVALAWLLHQSTVTAPIVGATKPHHVEDAVASLALELTDKEIEELERPYTPRAISGH; from the coding sequence ATGCAGTACGTGAAGCTCGGTTCGACGGGCCTGGACGTCTCCCGGATCTGCCTGGGCTGCATGAGTTTCGGTCTTCCCGACCGCGGCACCCACGAGTGGACCCTCGACGAAGAGGCCTCCCGCCCGCTGATCCGCCAGGCGCTGGAGGCCGGGATCACCTTCTTCGACACCGCGAACGTGTACTCCGACGGCACCAGCGAGGAGATCGTCGGCCGGGTGCTCGCCGGCCACGCGCGCCGCGACGAGATCGTCATCGCGACCAAGGTGAACGGCGCGATGCACGACGGCCCCAACGGCCGCGGCCTGTCCCGCAAGGCGATCATGACGGAGATCGACAACAGTCTGCGCCGCCTCGGCACCGACTACGTCGACCTCTACCAGATCCACCGCTTCGACCCCGCCACGCCCGTCGAGGAGACGATGGAGGCGCTGCACGACGTGGTCAAGGCGGGCAAGGCCCGTTACCTCGGGGCGAGTTCGATGTACGCCTGGCAGTTCTCCAAGGCCCAGTACACGGCCCGGCTGCACGGCTGGACGCGGTTCGTCTCCATGCAGAACCACTACAACCTCCTCTACCGCGAGGAGGAGCGGGAGATGCTGCCGCTCTGCGCCGACCAGGGCGTCGGTGTACTGCCCTGGAGCCCGCTCGCCCGCGGTCGCCTCACCCGCGACTGGGACACGGACACGGCGCGCAGCCGGACCGACGAGTTCGGCAGGAGGCTCTACCGGGACGGCGACCGCGAGATCGTCGACGCCGTCGCCCGTATCGCCGCCGAGCGCGAGGTCCCGCGCGCCCGGGTCGCTCTCGCCTGGCTGCTGCACCAGAGCACCGTGACCGCACCCATCGTCGGCGCCACCAAGCCGCACCACGTCGAGGACGCGGTCGCCTCCCTCGCCCTGGAGCTGACGGACAAGGAGATCGAGGAACTGGAGCGGCCGTACACGCCTCGGGCGATCAGCGGGCACTGA
- a CDS encoding RICIN domain-containing protein gives MRPAGILTTASFTRLFGESLRQAGPTAAWRPQLLVTVRRIAAEWLMDQRSELLHPELVSGSDREGRAAARLLPPEGRRLLSRAFQRLPEPARCLLWHMEAEAEQLEVPAALLGLAVEDAAVELRRARERLREGCLEIHRELAPEQECRRYSRMLDVSLRRGGVELDPDLRRHMARCAHCRYAADQLNQFNGQLALPLAEAVLGWGARAYLDTRVGRATAIVEVTEPPGAVEAAVGATSELAAAQGEFPSPADVPRRPDVPPRTARRAQSPAGSRPSTHRATTHKAPRRAPRRRNVTLGVLTVSTLILVPLVLWVAGSRSEGRNGMVEGTNSSEAPSSGSGTVPGANPSWVGTGNHANGTGGRLRNAATGLCIGIVGEKPAKGMETELTSCTSKSAQRWTYEADGLLRDVADPGLCLDSHLGYSVQLAPCSGESQPGTKNVRYDFTLQGTLVPRWNQDLALAPASAKAEAALVLKLRKDEPAERWTLDTSSPSLQLEVVNWDSAAESAAPATPALPKASTTPSPAATDKASATPTPQPAPSSAVPSYGYCSYPYYDYCQGSGQYGSGDGYGYGGYGSGDGGGQGGHR, from the coding sequence GTGCGTCCCGCCGGAATACTCACCACGGCCTCATTCACGCGCCTGTTCGGCGAATCACTGCGGCAGGCCGGGCCGACGGCGGCGTGGCGTCCGCAGCTGCTGGTCACCGTCCGCCGCATAGCCGCCGAGTGGCTCATGGACCAGCGCAGCGAGCTGCTCCATCCCGAACTGGTCTCCGGCTCCGACCGTGAGGGCCGGGCCGCGGCGCGCCTCCTTCCGCCGGAGGGCAGACGCCTGCTCTCCCGGGCGTTCCAGCGGCTCCCCGAGCCCGCCCGCTGTCTGCTCTGGCACATGGAGGCGGAGGCCGAACAACTCGAGGTGCCCGCAGCCCTGTTGGGCCTAGCCGTCGAGGACGCCGCCGTAGAACTGCGGCGGGCCCGTGAACGCCTGCGCGAGGGCTGTCTGGAGATCCATCGCGAACTGGCCCCCGAGCAGGAGTGCCGCCGCTACAGCCGCATGCTGGACGTGTCCCTCCGGCGCGGCGGAGTCGAACTCGATCCCGATCTGCGGCGCCACATGGCCAGATGCGCGCATTGCCGGTACGCCGCCGACCAGTTGAACCAGTTCAACGGTCAACTCGCCCTCCCGCTGGCCGAAGCCGTGCTCGGCTGGGGTGCGCGCGCCTACCTCGACACCCGCGTGGGACGAGCCACCGCGATCGTGGAGGTGACGGAACCGCCCGGGGCCGTCGAGGCCGCCGTGGGCGCGACGTCCGAACTCGCCGCCGCACAGGGAGAGTTCCCCTCTCCGGCAGATGTCCCTCGCCGCCCCGACGTTCCCCCGCGCACCGCGCGGCGCGCCCAGTCGCCCGCCGGCTCCCGCCCGTCGACCCACCGGGCCACGACGCACAAGGCCCCCCGACGCGCCCCGCGCCGCCGGAACGTCACCCTCGGCGTGCTGACCGTGAGCACGCTGATCCTGGTCCCGCTGGTCCTGTGGGTGGCCGGTTCCCGTTCCGAGGGCCGGAACGGCATGGTCGAGGGCACCAACTCCTCGGAGGCGCCCAGCTCCGGCTCGGGCACGGTGCCCGGCGCCAACCCGTCCTGGGTCGGTACCGGCAACCATGCGAACGGCACCGGGGGCCGCCTGCGCAACGCCGCGACCGGGCTGTGCATCGGCATCGTGGGCGAGAAGCCCGCGAAGGGCATGGAGACCGAACTCACCTCGTGCACCTCGAAGTCGGCCCAGCGGTGGACGTACGAGGCGGACGGGCTGCTGCGCGACGTGGCCGACCCCGGCCTCTGCCTCGACTCCCACCTGGGCTACTCGGTCCAACTCGCTCCCTGCTCGGGTGAGTCGCAGCCCGGCACCAAGAACGTGCGCTACGACTTCACCCTCCAGGGCACGCTGGTGCCGCGCTGGAACCAGGACCTGGCCCTCGCACCCGCCTCCGCCAAGGCCGAGGCGGCGCTGGTCCTCAAACTCCGCAAGGACGAGCCGGCCGAGCGCTGGACCCTCGACACCTCCTCGCCCTCGCTCCAGCTGGAGGTGGTCAACTGGGACTCCGCCGCTGAATCGGCCGCGCCCGCGACCCCCGCCCTGCCCAAGGCGTCGACGACTCCGTCGCCGGCCGCCACGGACAAGGCCTCGGCGACGCCGACCCCCCAGCCGGCTCCGTCGTCCGCCGTTCCGTCGTACGGCTACTGCTCCTACCCGTACTACGACTACTGCCAGGGGAGCGGGCAGTACGGCTCCGGAGACGGCTATGGGTACGGCGGATACGGCTCCGGAGACGGGGGAGGCCAAGGAGGCCACCGCTGA
- a CDS encoding hydrolase produces the protein MLTPTKPRHRLATALTALGVLLTGAALQTTSAAPAHAATTHRVLFDNGHAETAGNADWIISTSQPDPLGQDSSPSSETDWTGALSSWGVALQQTGDYSLDTLPSGSKLTYGGTAATDLSNFDTLVLPEPNTLFTTAEKTAIMTFVKNGGGLFMISDHTGADRNSDGYDAVEILNDLMTNNSVDATDPFGFSIDSLSISSGYPAAISDSTNAVLHGSFGTVTKSLIASGTTATLKPADNSAVKGLLYRSGYSGNTGAFFATSTFGSGKVAFWGDSSPIDDGTGQSGNTLYDGWNDTGATNASLALNATEWLSS, from the coding sequence ATGCTCACCCCCACCAAGCCCCGCCACAGACTCGCCACCGCTCTCACCGCGCTCGGCGTGCTGCTCACGGGCGCCGCACTCCAGACGACCTCGGCCGCCCCCGCCCACGCGGCCACCACGCACCGCGTCCTGTTCGACAACGGCCACGCCGAGACGGCCGGCAACGCCGACTGGATCATCTCCACCAGCCAGCCCGACCCGCTCGGCCAGGACTCCTCCCCGTCCTCCGAGACGGACTGGACCGGCGCTCTCTCGTCCTGGGGCGTGGCGCTGCAGCAGACCGGCGACTACTCGCTGGACACGCTGCCTTCGGGCTCCAAGCTGACGTACGGCGGTACGGCCGCGACCGACCTGTCGAACTTCGACACCCTGGTGCTGCCCGAGCCGAACACCCTCTTCACGACCGCCGAGAAGACCGCGATCATGACGTTCGTGAAGAACGGCGGCGGTCTGTTCATGATCTCCGACCACACCGGCGCCGACCGCAACAGCGACGGTTACGACGCGGTCGAGATCCTCAACGACCTGATGACCAACAACAGCGTCGACGCCACCGACCCGTTCGGCTTCTCCATCGACTCGCTGAGCATCAGCTCCGGCTACCCCGCGGCGATATCGGACAGCACCAACGCGGTCCTGCACGGCTCGTTCGGCACGGTCACCAAGAGCCTGATCGCCAGTGGTACGACGGCCACGCTCAAGCCCGCCGACAACTCCGCCGTCAAGGGCCTGCTCTACCGCAGCGGTTACTCCGGCAACACCGGCGCGTTCTTCGCCACCAGCACCTTCGGCAGCGGCAAGGTCGCCTTCTGGGGCGACAGTTCGCCGATCGACGACGGCACCGGCCAGTCCGGCAACACGCTGTACGACGGCTGGAACGACACCGGCGCCACGAACGCCTCGCTCGCGCTGAACGCCACCGAGTGGCTCTCTTCGTGA
- a CDS encoding SpoIIE family protein phosphatase has product MASFFALFRRKSLKSLVSRSPRSVAGQVLVLQVALVVVLVACGVFAVALQSKRDTNAEARRRSVAVAETFAHSPGVLAALQTPDPSKILQPLTEAARKAAGVDFIVVMDTHGIRYTHPLPSRIGKRFVGTIGPSLAGKVYVESVHGPLGQEVQATVPIDDLKGKVVGLVSAGLKVKNVTNQVDRQLPIILGAGAGALLVATGGTVLVAKRLRRQTHSLAPDEMTRMYDHHDAVLHSVREGVLIVAGDGRLLLANDEARRLLELPPDVEGRLVSELSSLDPETMELLVSGREATDEVHFAGERLLAVNQRPTDRGGGPKGTVVTLRDSTELQALTGRAEVARERLKLLYDAGLGIGTTLDVLGTADELARVAVPRFADYVTVDLADAVLHGEEPAPTATDMRRTAVCGIRDDHPLYEMGRLINFLPSTPQARGYGSGHSELVADLSTATGWHAQDPERTKAIMDYGIHSLITAPIQARGVVLGMANFWRCEQHEPFDEEELSLAEELVARAAVSIDNARRYTREHALAVTLQRSLLPRALPEQSALDVGYRYLPAQSGVSGDWFDVIPLPGGRVALVVGDVVGHGLHAAATMGRLRTAVHNFSTLDLPPDELLSHVDDLVGRIDEDEAGTERAAGVVGATCLYAIYDPVTRRCAMASAGHLAPALVHPDGTVTFADLPAGPPLGLGGMPFQTAELDLAEGTQLVLYTDGLIEDRRRDLDVGMELLRDALAGHPDRSPEDSCQAVLDELLPGRPQDDVALLIARTRVLAPDRIADWDVPLDPAAVAGMRDVMSQKLDEWGLSELGFSMELVLSELVTNAIRYASEPIHVRLILDRTLICEVADGSSTSPHLRYAATMDEGGRGLFLVAQMTERWGTRYTPQGKVIWAEQALPDAIEEPGLTPVDADDPLDEGAAGQ; this is encoded by the coding sequence ATGGCGAGCTTTTTCGCCCTTTTTCGACGCAAATCGCTGAAGTCACTGGTGAGCAGGAGCCCGCGAAGCGTTGCCGGGCAGGTGCTCGTTCTCCAGGTGGCGCTGGTCGTGGTGCTCGTGGCCTGCGGCGTGTTCGCCGTCGCCCTGCAGTCGAAGCGGGACACCAACGCCGAGGCCAGGCGCCGCTCCGTGGCCGTGGCGGAGACCTTTGCGCACTCTCCCGGTGTCCTCGCGGCACTGCAGACCCCCGACCCGAGCAAGATTCTCCAGCCGCTCACCGAGGCGGCGCGCAAGGCTGCCGGAGTCGACTTCATCGTGGTCATGGACACCCATGGCATCCGCTACACCCACCCCCTGCCGAGCCGGATCGGAAAGCGGTTCGTGGGCACCATCGGGCCGTCGCTGGCGGGCAAGGTCTACGTGGAAAGCGTCCACGGCCCGCTCGGCCAGGAGGTGCAGGCCACGGTCCCGATCGATGACTTGAAGGGCAAGGTGGTGGGCCTCGTCTCCGCCGGGCTGAAGGTCAAGAACGTGACCAATCAGGTCGACCGGCAGCTACCGATCATCCTGGGCGCCGGGGCCGGGGCGCTCCTGGTGGCCACCGGCGGGACGGTACTGGTGGCCAAGCGGCTGCGACGGCAGACCCACAGCCTGGCCCCGGACGAGATGACCCGCATGTACGACCACCACGACGCGGTGCTGCACTCCGTGCGCGAAGGGGTGCTCATCGTCGCCGGCGACGGGCGACTGCTGCTGGCGAACGACGAGGCCAGACGGCTGCTGGAGCTGCCCCCGGACGTCGAGGGACGGCTCGTGTCCGAGCTGTCGAGCCTCGACCCCGAGACGATGGAGCTGCTCGTCTCCGGGCGCGAGGCCACTGACGAGGTGCACTTCGCCGGAGAGCGGTTGCTGGCGGTCAACCAGCGCCCCACGGATCGCGGCGGAGGTCCCAAGGGAACGGTGGTGACGCTGCGTGACTCCACCGAGCTCCAGGCATTGACCGGCAGGGCGGAGGTAGCACGGGAGCGGCTCAAGCTGCTGTACGACGCCGGACTCGGCATCGGCACCACCCTGGACGTGCTCGGCACCGCCGACGAGCTGGCGCGGGTCGCCGTCCCCCGCTTCGCCGACTACGTCACCGTGGACCTGGCCGACGCCGTGCTGCACGGCGAGGAGCCGGCGCCCACGGCAACGGATATGCGACGCACGGCCGTGTGCGGCATCCGAGACGACCATCCGCTCTATGAGATGGGCCGGCTGATCAACTTTCTGCCTTCCACGCCTCAGGCGCGCGGTTACGGCAGTGGCCACTCCGAGCTGGTGGCCGACTTGTCGACCGCCACGGGCTGGCACGCGCAGGACCCGGAGCGCACCAAGGCGATCATGGACTACGGCATCCATTCCCTCATCACCGCTCCGATCCAGGCCCGCGGTGTCGTGCTGGGCATGGCCAACTTCTGGCGCTGCGAGCAGCACGAGCCCTTCGACGAGGAGGAGCTGTCACTGGCGGAGGAACTGGTGGCCCGGGCCGCGGTCAGCATCGACAACGCCCGCCGCTACACCCGCGAGCACGCCCTGGCGGTCACCCTCCAGCGCAGCCTGCTGCCGCGGGCCCTGCCCGAGCAGAGCGCCCTCGACGTCGGCTACCGCTACCTCCCCGCCCAGTCGGGCGTGAGCGGAGACTGGTTCGATGTGATTCCGCTGCCGGGGGGCCGGGTGGCGCTGGTCGTCGGCGATGTGGTCGGCCACGGCCTCCATGCCGCCGCCACGATGGGGCGGCTGCGCACCGCGGTGCACAACTTCTCCACACTGGATCTGCCGCCCGACGAACTGCTGAGCCATGTGGACGACCTGGTCGGCCGCATCGACGAGGACGAGGCGGGTACGGAGCGTGCCGCGGGCGTCGTGGGCGCCACCTGCCTGTACGCGATCTACGACCCCGTGACGCGCCGTTGCGCCATGGCGAGTGCGGGGCATCTGGCCCCGGCGCTCGTCCACCCCGACGGAACCGTCACCTTCGCGGACCTGCCGGCCGGGCCTCCCCTCGGCCTCGGCGGTATGCCGTTCCAGACCGCCGAGCTGGACCTCGCGGAGGGCACCCAGCTCGTGCTCTACACCGACGGCCTCATCGAGGACCGCAGGCGCGACCTGGACGTGGGAATGGAGCTGCTGCGTGATGCGCTGGCGGGCCACCCCGACCGGTCACCCGAGGACAGCTGCCAGGCCGTGCTGGACGAGCTGCTGCCCGGGCGTCCCCAGGACGACGTCGCCCTGCTCATCGCCCGCACCCGGGTGCTGGCGCCCGACCGGATCGCCGACTGGGATGTGCCGCTCGACCCGGCCGCCGTCGCGGGGATGCGCGACGTCATGTCCCAGAAGCTGGACGAGTGGGGCCTGTCCGAGCTCGGCTTCAGCATGGAGCTCGTCCTGAGCGAGCTCGTCACCAACGCCATCCGCTATGCCTCCGAGCCGATCCACGTGCGGCTGATCCTCGACCGCACGCTGATCTGTGAGGTGGCCGACGGCAGCAGCACCTCGCCCCATCTGCGGTACGCCGCGACGATGGACGAGGGAGGCCGGGGCCTGTTCCTGGTGGCGCAGATGACCGAGCGCTGGGGCACCCGGTACACCCCCCAGGGCAAGGTGATCTGGGCCGAACAGGCGCTGCCGGACGCCATCGAGGAACCCGGCCTGACACCGGTTGACGCGGACGACCCCCTGGACGAGGGCGCGGCCGGCCAGTAA
- a CDS encoding PP2C family protein-serine/threonine phosphatase, translating into MSGRLRRRRPSYRGRWEAAQLSPVILTVLIAGLAFSTPRQIAVSRLLPAAPALAAAMWAVLPTILLGTFCLMIMIILSFFYADLGTQYTSAAIVAVTLAAAYGSHVRLQREEILLQVRLVADAAQKVLLRPLPRHIENVEIESLYLAAQVQARIGGDFYEAAGTPFGVRLLIGDVRGKGLSAVGAASAVISCFREAAYEEPDLRGIVHRLETSIARHSAAFPGPDLPERFATALIAEIPHGGGLVRLLNCGHPPPLLAHHGNIRVLDPTVPSPPLNLSALIGDHYCVDTVPFAPGDQLLLYTDGVSETRDRAGEFFPLPDWLRRQGPEPPRELLERLHSDLLHFSGGGLDDDIAALSVRSRLT; encoded by the coding sequence ATGTCTGGGCGGCTGCGGCGCCGTCGTCCGTCCTACCGCGGCCGATGGGAAGCCGCCCAGCTGTCACCGGTGATCCTCACCGTCCTCATCGCCGGCTTGGCCTTTTCCACACCGCGGCAGATCGCCGTCAGTCGCCTTCTGCCCGCCGCCCCCGCACTCGCCGCCGCGATGTGGGCCGTGCTCCCCACGATTCTGCTGGGGACGTTCTGCCTGATGATCATGATCATCCTCAGCTTCTTCTACGCCGACCTGGGGACGCAGTACACGTCGGCCGCGATCGTCGCGGTCACCTTGGCGGCCGCGTACGGGAGCCACGTCCGGCTTCAGCGGGAGGAAATACTCCTCCAGGTCCGCCTCGTGGCCGACGCGGCCCAGAAAGTGCTGCTGCGCCCCCTGCCACGCCACATCGAGAACGTCGAGATCGAGTCGCTGTATCTGGCGGCCCAAGTGCAGGCCCGGATCGGCGGCGACTTCTACGAGGCGGCCGGCACACCGTTCGGAGTCCGGCTGCTCATCGGCGATGTACGGGGCAAGGGCCTGTCCGCGGTGGGGGCGGCCTCGGCGGTGATCAGCTGCTTCAGGGAGGCCGCATACGAGGAGCCCGACCTGCGGGGCATCGTCCATCGCCTGGAGACCAGCATCGCCCGCCACAGCGCCGCGTTCCCCGGCCCGGATCTGCCGGAACGCTTCGCCACGGCTCTCATCGCCGAGATCCCGCACGGCGGCGGCCTCGTCAGGCTTCTCAACTGCGGACACCCTCCGCCGCTGCTCGCGCACCACGGGAACATCCGCGTCCTGGACCCCACCGTCCCCTCGCCGCCTCTCAACCTCTCAGCGCTCATCGGTGACCACTACTGCGTCGATACGGTTCCCTTCGCCCCGGGCGACCAGTTGCTGCTCTACACCGACGGCGTGTCGGAGACCCGGGACCGTGCCGGCGAGTTCTTTCCGCTGCCGGACTGGCTGCGGCGGCAGGGCCCGGAGCCGCCCCGCGAGCTGCTCGAGCGGCTTCACTCGGACCTGCTCCACTTCAGCGGCGGAGGGCTCGACGACGACATCGCGGCCCTCTCGGTAAGGTCCCGACTGACGTGA